In Tenrec ecaudatus isolate mTenEca1 chromosome 4, mTenEca1.hap1, whole genome shotgun sequence, a single window of DNA contains:
- the RELT gene encoding tumor necrosis factor receptor superfamily member 19L codes for MMKLSPLHWPLPCFLMLLPWPPAIPASTPPWQCPPGEEPSLDLRWGAQLCRACPPGSFSASWGPSPCQPHTRCSRGGRLAAQVGSATRDTLCGICRPGWFALDGAPHIPCQPCSSAPLGTQGCDGPGRRARRGVEQAEGSSGGEEAPVPGNGTRAGSPEETAAQYAVIAIVPVFCLMGLLGILVCNLLKRKGYHCTAQKEAGPCPGGAGSGINPAYRAEDTTEDDTIGVLVRLITEKKENAAALEELLRDYHSKQLVQTSHRPVPRLPPGRPNMPHICPHRHHLHTVQGLASLSGPCCSRCSQKKWPEVLLSPEAAAATTPAPSFLPSSTRVSKAGAKGGRQGEITILSVGRFRVARIPELRTSSGASEVKTITEAGPSGANSPNSSPPGPPLEQRTLLGCGPSHTKWPKPPMENKPEENRYVVRLSESTLVI; via the exons ATGATGAAGCTGAGCCCACTgcactggcctctgccctgcttcctgatg ctgctgccctggccgccAGCCATTCCAGCGTCAACCCCACCTTGGCAGTGCCCACCTGGGGAGGAGCCCAGCTTG GACCTGAGATGGGGAGCCCAGTTATGCAGGGCCTGCCCCCCAGGTAGCTTCTCAGcctcctggggccccagcccatgccAGCCCCACACCCGCTGCAGCCGTGGAGGGCGACTGGCTGCCCAGGTGGGCTCAGCAACTCGAGACACACTCTGTGGTATCTGCCGGCCTGG GTGGTTTGCCCTTGATGGGGCCCCCCATATCCCATGTCAGCCCTGCTCGTCGGCCCCTCTGGGTACACAAGGCTGTGATG GGCCAGGGCGCCGGGCCCGGCGGGGCGTGGAGCAGGCcgaggggtccagtggtggtgaggAGGCGCCGGTGCCCGGGAACGGCACGCGGGCGGGCAGCCCGGAGGAGACGGCAGCGCAGTACGCGGTCATCGCCATTGTGCCGGTCTTCTGCCTCATGGGGCTGCTGGGCATCCTGGTGTGCAACCTACTGAAGCGGAAGGGCTACCACTGCACCGCCCAAAAGGAGGCCGGGCCCTGCCCCGGCGGCGCTGGCAGCG GGATCAATCCTGCCTACCGGGCTGAGGACACCACTGAGGACGACACCATCGGTGTCCTAGTGCGCCTGATCACTGAGAAGAAAG AGAACGCGGCGGCCCTGGAGGAGCTGCTGAGAGATTATCACAGCAAACAGCTGGTGCAGACAAGCCACAGGCCTGTGCCCAG GCTGCCACCAGGCCGCCCCAATATGCCACACATCTGCCCGCACCGCCACCACCTACACACGGTTCAGGGCTTGGCCTCCCTCTCTGGCCCCTGCTGCTCCCGATGTAGCCAGAAGAAGTGGCCTGAGGTCCTGCTGTCCCCTGAGGCTGCAGCAGCCACCACGCCTGCCCCCAGCTTCCTGCCCAGCTCAACccgagtttccaaggctggggcCAAGGGGGGGCGCCAAGGGGAGATCACCATCCTGTCGGTGGGCAG GTTCCGTGTGGCTCGAATTCCTGAGCTGCGGACAAGTTCAGGGGCCTCTGAGGTGAAGACCATCACAGAGGCTGGGCCCTCAGGGGCCAACTCCCCCAACTCCTCACCACCGGGTCCCCCACTGGAGCAGCGGACACTGTTGGGCTGTGGCCCGAGCCACACAAAGTGGCCGAAGCCCCCGATGGAGAACAAGCCTGAG GAGAACCGCTATGTGGTCCGCCTAAGCGAGAGCACCCTCGTCATCTGA